In Crassostrea angulata isolate pt1a10 chromosome 4, ASM2561291v2, whole genome shotgun sequence, one genomic interval encodes:
- the LOC128180622 gene encoding serine/arginine repetitive matrix protein 2-like isoform X5, whose translation MGKQEQSEEYDQDVRDIIDSLKSKGLFDQFRKEFVADVDTKPSYQNLKQRVEGYVNRFLSRQTWSPDLNKNQLRDNLRRQINQSGMLTNGVERVIEQLVNPKILHIIKPKIDEVICKQLGIDPEKRKEHVEQSKQQHMEKMQNMQSLMNVNVTPEKSNQNGALPGSQSTEFSSPGFQGDGWSQQAPAPGQSGTNFSPGGMNFPMATPFSQQFGFSMPPQMFPYMPNSWNNYMFNPMAPGQNFAPPTSAANAQDTSSPAQTGTPNVTAGDSPPKPDLPPLPPSPKTPPPPGTEEVEMEESPLQTKPDEKKILDEIPLPPPSKKSAEDDQEILEEEMTDIPSLDEIPLPPVSGDTDDSSQDQGMKKYKFAWHEDQEDANSNLTVSSVHTSDLSVSEDFTSESELEYSDLTDHENDEDEMLFSPVKSEEKKPSPDKVGENKQESDAAVEKTDEEEEKANTGVNQAVVENTAESTEEKEGLISHPEVHMAAQAEMKEPEVLSQTTDNTGELSSPPKRKLISLQYNLSDSEDEESREERKARVAKEKEERYMKRLQRRAELEAKRKEREEEKARMREERKKQKEKEKSSPTKSEDKGESLSEEAEKSQDEQTNQGSLPSPVKKLPDSPEKKKRKTKAELKEELTKQKVMEKKAALRRQRTRNKRYTSEDFTSIFNEKSQPYSSASYTDLVMEEEQVVEEVIMVESEIIMDVSSTGLEEEMSTEEVHHPQEASSVSTDTHVVEAEPGQMNPKKRSQLKDSNRAGHGKKEGHPEENRQGSKWKQQDSESKPARDSKATNRHPDPGFRRPRVEDERGPSTKRYNPSDLYKPRPNIARSSRRRGSSPTQQNAEDSASKTSASVEVMASKEVKQTVAEEPPEIIEIESRSPSPISSRSRSRSSSHSRSRSDSRSRSASRTKSKSRRKKRRKRHSRSRSRSYSESRSRSNSKSKSRSRSYSRTRDGASPISSSSLSVSRSPSPSRQSSRSSYSRSRSKSRSRSRSVSRSSESSVDEFGRRKRKAGRTPLEEIDFGEAARMAKKSLVGVDFGEAERRSKQERDPTATAPRAPEFPPFIKGDPTSTPTPRATEYPPYKKGDPTATATRATEYPPFMKGAMPFGSPPVPGPMPPGDPAFQKRMSKKRGFPPSRGVPRSNALRGNWYHQPWHYEEAAMDEEMDMPSSPSRRYYPPDRSPLHYDDLDSLSPDSIGRISPNMTRSSRHTASPSPPPYGVPRGMRGMSRSPSPPYHIRRHSQSMSPPPYAGRPVNYSQSPSPPPYLGRSMRRSRSPSPPYGGRPMRHSQSPSPSPPPYMSRRQRSPSPTYSRRPPSPYEDSHPSPPMRGPRGHRPPSPPSPSYRSLSPEKRMRTRSQMSQSPSYSSSHRGRLSPSPPLDEDAPSPPEYSPPPLSPPVPGYRPPSTPPPPRLPSSPSPPHRPVTRGYHSPSRSPSPPPMRPVTPPSRPMTRGQRAVSPPNLASPRTRRSQRPPSPPPQPAMVSRSLRAKHNAPQRYSPPPLQRMRPRPQSPPPAKRGKR comes from the exons ATGGGCAAACAGGAACAGAGTGAAGAGTATGACCAGGACGTCAGAGACATAATTGACAGTTTGAAATCCAAAGGTCTCTTCGATCAGTTTAGGAAAGAGTTTGTGGCTGATGTCGACACAAAG CCTTCATACCAGAATCTGAAGCAGAGAGTTGAAGGCTATGTCAACAGATTTCTATCGCGCCAAACATGGAGTCCAGATTTAAACAAGAACCAACTCAGAGACAACCTCAGAAGACAGATCAATCA GTCTGGCATGTTGACCAATGGGGTGGAGAGGGTAATCGAACAGCTTGTAAATCCAAAGATCCTACATATCATCAAGCCAAAAATTGATGAAGTCATTTGCAAACAACTGGGTATTGATCCAGAAAAGAGAAAGGAACATGTCGAACAGAGCAAGCAACAGCACATGGAAAAGATGCAAAACATGCAGAGTTTGATGAACGTTAATGTAACACCAG aaaAGAGCAATCAAAATGGGGCATTACCTGGCTCACAAAGTACAGAATTTTCTTCACCAGGATTCCAGGGGGATGGATGGTCACAACAAGCACCTGCCCCTGGCCAGTCAGGTACTAATTTCTCCCCTGGGGGAATGAATTTTCCGATGGCAACACCATTTTCACAACAATTTGGATTCAGCATGCCACCTCAAATGTTTCCTTACATGCCAAACTCGTGGAACAACTACATGTTCAATCCTATGGCACCTGGCCAGAATTTTGCTCCACCTACATCAGCGGCCAATGCACAAGACACTTCATCGCCAGCACAAACAGGGACTCCCAATGTAACAGCTGGAGATAGTCCTCCCAAACCAGATTTGCCCCCTCTGCCACCCTCACCAAAAACTCCACCACCTCCAGGAACTGAGGAGGTAGAGATGGAAGAATCTCCTTTGCAAACCAAACCAGACGAgaagaaaatattggatgagaTCCCTCTTCCACCACCTTCAAAAAAGAGTGCAGAGGATGATCAGGAAATTCTTGAGGAAGAGATGACAGATATTCCAAGTCTGGATGAAATTCCATTACCACCTGTCTCAGGAGATACAGATGACTCATCTCAAGATCAAG GAATGAAGAAGTACAAGTTTGCCTGGCACGAGGACCAAGAGGATGCAAACTCGAACTTGACAGTCAGCTCTGTGCACACCAGTGACCTGTCAGTGTCGGAGGACTTCACATCGGAGAGTGAATTAGAGTACAGTGATCTGACAGACCACGAAAATGATGAGGACGAGATGCTCTTCAGCCCCGTTAAATCTGAGGAGAAAAAACCCAGTCCCGATAAAGTAGGGGAGAATAAGCAGGAATCAGATGCTGCTGTAGAGAAGACAGATGAGGAGGAGGAGAAGGCAAACACAGGAGTGAATCAAGCTGTGGTAGAAAACACAG cTGAATCCACAGAAGAAAAAGAGGGATTGATTTCACACCCTGAAGTCCATATGGCGGCTCAGGCCGAGATGAAGGAGCCTGAGGTTCTTAGCCAAACAACTGACAACACTGGAGAACTGAGCTCACCACCTAAAAGAAAACTGATCTCCCTACAGTACAATTTGAGTGACAGTGAAGATGAGGAAAGCAGGGAGGAGAGAAAGGCTAGAGTT gcaaaagaaaaagaagagcGATATATGAAGAGACTCCAAAGGCGAGCGGAATTGGAAGCCAAGAGGAAAGAGAGGGAGGAAGAAAAAGCAAGAATGAGAGAAGAAAGgaaaaaacaaaaggaaaaagaaaagtCATCTCCAACAAAATCGGAAGATAAAG GGGAATCTCTATCTGAGGAGGCAGAGAAGAGTCAGGACGAACAAACAAACCAGGGAAGCCTCCCGTCTCCGGTGAAAAAACTGCCCGACTCACCAGAGAAGAAGAAGAGAAAGACAAAGGCTGAACTGAAGGAAGAACTGAcaaaacagaaagtcatggAGAAGAAGGCGGCCCTACGGAGACAGAGAACACGAAATAAAAG ATACACGTCTGAGGATTTCACCTCAATCTTCAATGAAAAGAGCCAGCCATACAGCAGTGCCAGCTATACAGACCTGGTGATGGAGGAAGAGCAAGTGGTAGAAGAAGTGATAATGGTGGAGTCTGAAATCATCATGGACGTGTCCAGCACAG GACTTGAGGAAGAAATGTCAACAGAAGAGGTTCATCATCCACAAGAGGCATCATCAGTGTCAACAGATACACATGTGGTGGAGGCTGAACCAGGTCAAATGAATCCCAAGAAAAGGTCACAGTTGAAGGACAGTAACAGAGCAGGTCACGGTAAAAAGGAGGGTCACCCAGAGGAGAACAGACAGGGCTCCAAATGGAAGCAGCAGGACAGCGAATCAAA GCCAGCTAGGGACTCAAAAGCCACCAATAGACACCCAGACCCTGGGTTTAGACGACCAAG GGTAGAAGATGAAAGGGGACCAAGTACAAAAAGATACAATCCTTCAGATCTGTACAAACCACGTCCAAATATTGCTCGAAGCAGCAGAAGAAGGGGCTCCTCCCCAACTCAACAAAATGCAGAAGACTCTGCTAGCAAAACATCTGCTTCTGTTGAGGTCATGGCCTCTAAAGAGGTCAAGCAGACTGTGGCAGAAGAACCACCAGAAATCATTGAAATTGAATCAAGGTCACCTTCACCTATAAGTTCTAGGTCAAGATCAAGATCAAGCTCACATTCAAGATCTAGGTCAGACTCAAGGTCCCGTTCTGCCTCACGTACCAAATCAAAATCTCGCCGCAAGAAAAGGCGAAAGAGGCATTCTAGGTCACGGTCAAGGTCATATTCTGAATCTCGATCAAGGTCAAATTCTAAATCCAAATCAAGATCCAGATCATATTCCAGAACAAGAGATGGAGCGAGTCCCATTTCATCTTCCTCTCTATCTGTGTCAAGGTCACCCTCACCATCCCGACAGAGTAGTAGGTCGTCGTACTCCAGATCTAGGAGTAAATCTAGGTCAAGATCAAGGTCAGTGTCAAGGTCCTCAGAGTCTTCTGTGGACGAGTTTGGAAGACGTAAAAGAAAAGCAGGGAGGACGCCACTCGAAGAAATTGACTTTGGAGAGGCGGCTCGCATGGCCAAGAAGAGTTTGGTTGGAGTGGATTTTGGAGAGGCCGAAAGGAGAAGCAAACAGGAAag AGATCCCACAGCAACTGCTCCGAGAGCTCCTGAATTTCCCCCTTTTATAAA AGGAGATCCCACATCTACTCCCACTCCAAGAGCTACTGAATATCCCCCATACAAAAA AGGGGACCCAACAGCCACTGCAACTAGAGCTACTGAATATCCCCCCTTCATGAA GGGTGCCATGCCCTTCGGAAGCCCGCCTGTTCCGGGGCCCATGCCTCCAGGAGACCCAGCCTTTCAAAA GAGAATGTCAAAAAAGCGAGGCTTCCCTCCATCAAGAGGGGTTCCAAGGAGTAACGCTCTACGTGGCAACTGGTACCATCAGCCTTGGCATTATGAAGAAGCTGCCATGGATGAAGAGATGGACATGCCTTCCTCTCCCTCCAGACGTTACTATCCTCCGGACAGATCCCCACTCCACTATGATGACCTGGATTCTCTATCTCCAGATTCCATCGGGAGAATCTCTCCGAATATGACTAGGTCTTCAAGGCATACTGCCTCACCGTCGCCACCTCCATATGGAGTACCCAGAGGAATGAGAGGCATGTCAAGGTCACCGTCCCCACCCTACCACATACGCAGGCATTCTCAGTCCATGTCACCTCCTCCCTATGCTGGAAGGCCAGTGAATTATTCCCAATCTCCCTCTCCACCCCCTTATCTTGGAAGGTCCATGAGGCGCTCTAGATCCCCCTCCCCTCCTTATGGTGGACGGCCAATGAGGCACTCGCAGTCTCCATCACCGTCACCTCCTCCATACATGAGTAGGAGGCAGCGTTCACCCTCCCCAACATACTCAAGAAGGCCCCCTTCACCATATGAGGATTCTCACCCATCTCCTCCTATGAGGGGACCTAGAGGGCACAGACCGCCTTCGCCTCCATCTCCATCATACAGATCATTGTCACCTGAGAAAAGAATGCGCACAAGGAGTCAGATGTCGCAGTCTCCTTCCTATTCATCCTCACACAGAGGAAGACTGTCACCCTCACCACCTTTGGATGAAGATGCACCATCTCCCCCTGAATATTCCCCTCCCCCGCTATCTCCGCCAGTCCCTGGATATAGGCCCCCTTCAACGCCCCCTCCACCCCGTCTACCAAGTTCACCCTCACCCCCACACCGACCTGTCACCAGAGGCTACCACTCCCCATCACGCTCCCCATCCCCTCCCCCCATGCGACCTGTCACACCCCCATCTCGACCAATGACACGTGGTCAAAGAGCTGTGTCCCCTCCCAATTTGGCAAGCCCTCGGACTAGGAGGTCTCAGAGACCACCATCTCCCCCTCCTCAACCTGCCATGGTTTCTAGGTCATTGAGGGCAAAGCACAATGCCCCCCAGAGGTACTCTCCACCCCCACTTCAGAGGATGAGACCCAGGCCACAGTCACCTCCCCCAGCAAAACGGGGAAAACGATGA
- the LOC128180622 gene encoding serine/arginine repetitive matrix protein 2-like isoform X6, giving the protein MGKQEQSEEYDQDVRDIIDSLKSKGLFDQFRKEFVADVDTKPSYQNLKQRVEGYVNRFLSRQTWSPDLNKNQLRDNLRRQINQSGMLTNGVERVIEQLVNPKILHIIKPKIDEVICKQLGIDPEKRKEHVEQSKQQHMEKMQNMQSLMNVNVTPEKSNQNGALPGSQSTEFSSPGFQGDGWSQQAPAPGQSGTNFSPGGMNFPMATPFSQQFGFSMPPQMFPYMPNSWNNYMFNPMAPGQNFAPPTSAANAQDTSSPAQTGTPNVTAGDSPPKPDLPPLPPSPKTPPPPGTEEVEMEESPLQTKPDEKKILDEIPLPPPSKKSAEDDQEILEEEMTDIPSLDEIPLPPVSGDTDDSSQDQGMKKYKFAWHEDQEDANSNLTVSSVHTSDLSVSEDFTSESELEYSDLTDHENDEDEMLFSPVKSEEKKPSPDKVGENKQESDAAVEKTDEEEEKANTGVNQAVVENTAESTEEKEGLISHPEVHMAAQAEMKEPEVLSQTTDNTGELSSPPKRKLISLQYNLSDSEDEESREERKARVAKEKEERYMKRLQRRAELEAKRKEREEEKARMREERKKQKEKEKSSPTKSEDKGESLSEEAEKSQDEQTNQGSLPSPVKKLPDSPEKKKRKTKAELKEELTKQKVMEKKAALRRQRTRNKRYTSEDFTSIFNEKSQPYSSASYTDLVMEEEQVVEEVIMVESEIIMDVSSTGLEEEMSTEEVHHPQEASSVSTDTHVVEAEPGQMNPKKRSQLKDSNRAGHGKKEGHPEENRQGSKWKQQDSESKPARDSKATNRHPDPGFRRPRVEDERGPSTKRYNPSDLYKPRPNIARSSRRRGSSPTQQNAEDSASKTSASVEVMASKEVKQTVAEEPPEIIEIESRSPSPISSRSRSRSSSHSRSRSDSRSRSASRTKSKSRRKKRRKRHSRSRSRSYSESRSRSNSKSKSRSRSYSRTRDGASPISSSSLSVSRSPSPSRQSSRSSYSRSRSKSRSRSRSVSRSSESSVDEFGRRKRKAGRTPLEEIDFGEAARMAKKSLVGVDFGEAERRSKQERDPTATAPRAPEFPPFIKGDPTATATRATEYPPFMKADPTSTATRATEYPPYKKGAMPFGSPPVPGPMPPGDPAFQKRMSKKRGFPPSRGVPRSNALRGNWYHQPWHYEEAAMDEEMDMPSSPSRRYYPPDRSPLHYDDLDSLSPDSIGRISPNMTRSSRHTASPSPPPYGVPRGMRGMSRSPSPPYHIRRHSQSMSPPPYAGRPVNYSQSPSPPPYLGRSMRRSRSPSPPYGGRPMRHSQSPSPSPPPYMSRRQRSPSPTYSRRPPSPYEDSHPSPPMRGPRGHRPPSPPSPSYRSLSPEKRMRTRSQMSQSPSYSSSHRGRLSPSPPLDEDAPSPPEYSPPPLSPPVPGYRPPSTPPPPRLPSSPSPPHRPVTRGYHSPSRSPSPPPMRPVTPPSRPMTRGQRAVSPPNLASPRTRRSQRPPSPPPQPAMVSRSLRAKHNAPQRYSPPPLQRMRPRPQSPPPAKRGKR; this is encoded by the exons ATGGGCAAACAGGAACAGAGTGAAGAGTATGACCAGGACGTCAGAGACATAATTGACAGTTTGAAATCCAAAGGTCTCTTCGATCAGTTTAGGAAAGAGTTTGTGGCTGATGTCGACACAAAG CCTTCATACCAGAATCTGAAGCAGAGAGTTGAAGGCTATGTCAACAGATTTCTATCGCGCCAAACATGGAGTCCAGATTTAAACAAGAACCAACTCAGAGACAACCTCAGAAGACAGATCAATCA GTCTGGCATGTTGACCAATGGGGTGGAGAGGGTAATCGAACAGCTTGTAAATCCAAAGATCCTACATATCATCAAGCCAAAAATTGATGAAGTCATTTGCAAACAACTGGGTATTGATCCAGAAAAGAGAAAGGAACATGTCGAACAGAGCAAGCAACAGCACATGGAAAAGATGCAAAACATGCAGAGTTTGATGAACGTTAATGTAACACCAG aaaAGAGCAATCAAAATGGGGCATTACCTGGCTCACAAAGTACAGAATTTTCTTCACCAGGATTCCAGGGGGATGGATGGTCACAACAAGCACCTGCCCCTGGCCAGTCAGGTACTAATTTCTCCCCTGGGGGAATGAATTTTCCGATGGCAACACCATTTTCACAACAATTTGGATTCAGCATGCCACCTCAAATGTTTCCTTACATGCCAAACTCGTGGAACAACTACATGTTCAATCCTATGGCACCTGGCCAGAATTTTGCTCCACCTACATCAGCGGCCAATGCACAAGACACTTCATCGCCAGCACAAACAGGGACTCCCAATGTAACAGCTGGAGATAGTCCTCCCAAACCAGATTTGCCCCCTCTGCCACCCTCACCAAAAACTCCACCACCTCCAGGAACTGAGGAGGTAGAGATGGAAGAATCTCCTTTGCAAACCAAACCAGACGAgaagaaaatattggatgagaTCCCTCTTCCACCACCTTCAAAAAAGAGTGCAGAGGATGATCAGGAAATTCTTGAGGAAGAGATGACAGATATTCCAAGTCTGGATGAAATTCCATTACCACCTGTCTCAGGAGATACAGATGACTCATCTCAAGATCAAG GAATGAAGAAGTACAAGTTTGCCTGGCACGAGGACCAAGAGGATGCAAACTCGAACTTGACAGTCAGCTCTGTGCACACCAGTGACCTGTCAGTGTCGGAGGACTTCACATCGGAGAGTGAATTAGAGTACAGTGATCTGACAGACCACGAAAATGATGAGGACGAGATGCTCTTCAGCCCCGTTAAATCTGAGGAGAAAAAACCCAGTCCCGATAAAGTAGGGGAGAATAAGCAGGAATCAGATGCTGCTGTAGAGAAGACAGATGAGGAGGAGGAGAAGGCAAACACAGGAGTGAATCAAGCTGTGGTAGAAAACACAG cTGAATCCACAGAAGAAAAAGAGGGATTGATTTCACACCCTGAAGTCCATATGGCGGCTCAGGCCGAGATGAAGGAGCCTGAGGTTCTTAGCCAAACAACTGACAACACTGGAGAACTGAGCTCACCACCTAAAAGAAAACTGATCTCCCTACAGTACAATTTGAGTGACAGTGAAGATGAGGAAAGCAGGGAGGAGAGAAAGGCTAGAGTT gcaaaagaaaaagaagagcGATATATGAAGAGACTCCAAAGGCGAGCGGAATTGGAAGCCAAGAGGAAAGAGAGGGAGGAAGAAAAAGCAAGAATGAGAGAAGAAAGgaaaaaacaaaaggaaaaagaaaagtCATCTCCAACAAAATCGGAAGATAAAG GGGAATCTCTATCTGAGGAGGCAGAGAAGAGTCAGGACGAACAAACAAACCAGGGAAGCCTCCCGTCTCCGGTGAAAAAACTGCCCGACTCACCAGAGAAGAAGAAGAGAAAGACAAAGGCTGAACTGAAGGAAGAACTGAcaaaacagaaagtcatggAGAAGAAGGCGGCCCTACGGAGACAGAGAACACGAAATAAAAG ATACACGTCTGAGGATTTCACCTCAATCTTCAATGAAAAGAGCCAGCCATACAGCAGTGCCAGCTATACAGACCTGGTGATGGAGGAAGAGCAAGTGGTAGAAGAAGTGATAATGGTGGAGTCTGAAATCATCATGGACGTGTCCAGCACAG GACTTGAGGAAGAAATGTCAACAGAAGAGGTTCATCATCCACAAGAGGCATCATCAGTGTCAACAGATACACATGTGGTGGAGGCTGAACCAGGTCAAATGAATCCCAAGAAAAGGTCACAGTTGAAGGACAGTAACAGAGCAGGTCACGGTAAAAAGGAGGGTCACCCAGAGGAGAACAGACAGGGCTCCAAATGGAAGCAGCAGGACAGCGAATCAAA GCCAGCTAGGGACTCAAAAGCCACCAATAGACACCCAGACCCTGGGTTTAGACGACCAAG GGTAGAAGATGAAAGGGGACCAAGTACAAAAAGATACAATCCTTCAGATCTGTACAAACCACGTCCAAATATTGCTCGAAGCAGCAGAAGAAGGGGCTCCTCCCCAACTCAACAAAATGCAGAAGACTCTGCTAGCAAAACATCTGCTTCTGTTGAGGTCATGGCCTCTAAAGAGGTCAAGCAGACTGTGGCAGAAGAACCACCAGAAATCATTGAAATTGAATCAAGGTCACCTTCACCTATAAGTTCTAGGTCAAGATCAAGATCAAGCTCACATTCAAGATCTAGGTCAGACTCAAGGTCCCGTTCTGCCTCACGTACCAAATCAAAATCTCGCCGCAAGAAAAGGCGAAAGAGGCATTCTAGGTCACGGTCAAGGTCATATTCTGAATCTCGATCAAGGTCAAATTCTAAATCCAAATCAAGATCCAGATCATATTCCAGAACAAGAGATGGAGCGAGTCCCATTTCATCTTCCTCTCTATCTGTGTCAAGGTCACCCTCACCATCCCGACAGAGTAGTAGGTCGTCGTACTCCAGATCTAGGAGTAAATCTAGGTCAAGATCAAGGTCAGTGTCAAGGTCCTCAGAGTCTTCTGTGGACGAGTTTGGAAGACGTAAAAGAAAAGCAGGGAGGACGCCACTCGAAGAAATTGACTTTGGAGAGGCGGCTCGCATGGCCAAGAAGAGTTTGGTTGGAGTGGATTTTGGAGAGGCCGAAAGGAGAAGCAAACAGGAAag AGATCCCACAGCAACTGCTCCGAGAGCTCCTGAATTTCCCCCTTTTATAAA AGGGGACCCAACAGCCACTGCAACTAGAGCTACTGAATATCCCCCCTTCATGAA AGCTGATCCCACATCTACTGCAACAAGAGCTACTGAATATCCCCCATACAAGAA GGGTGCCATGCCCTTCGGAAGCCCGCCTGTTCCGGGGCCCATGCCTCCAGGAGACCCAGCCTTTCAAAA GAGAATGTCAAAAAAGCGAGGCTTCCCTCCATCAAGAGGGGTTCCAAGGAGTAACGCTCTACGTGGCAACTGGTACCATCAGCCTTGGCATTATGAAGAAGCTGCCATGGATGAAGAGATGGACATGCCTTCCTCTCCCTCCAGACGTTACTATCCTCCGGACAGATCCCCACTCCACTATGATGACCTGGATTCTCTATCTCCAGATTCCATCGGGAGAATCTCTCCGAATATGACTAGGTCTTCAAGGCATACTGCCTCACCGTCGCCACCTCCATATGGAGTACCCAGAGGAATGAGAGGCATGTCAAGGTCACCGTCCCCACCCTACCACATACGCAGGCATTCTCAGTCCATGTCACCTCCTCCCTATGCTGGAAGGCCAGTGAATTATTCCCAATCTCCCTCTCCACCCCCTTATCTTGGAAGGTCCATGAGGCGCTCTAGATCCCCCTCCCCTCCTTATGGTGGACGGCCAATGAGGCACTCGCAGTCTCCATCACCGTCACCTCCTCCATACATGAGTAGGAGGCAGCGTTCACCCTCCCCAACATACTCAAGAAGGCCCCCTTCACCATATGAGGATTCTCACCCATCTCCTCCTATGAGGGGACCTAGAGGGCACAGACCGCCTTCGCCTCCATCTCCATCATACAGATCATTGTCACCTGAGAAAAGAATGCGCACAAGGAGTCAGATGTCGCAGTCTCCTTCCTATTCATCCTCACACAGAGGAAGACTGTCACCCTCACCACCTTTGGATGAAGATGCACCATCTCCCCCTGAATATTCCCCTCCCCCGCTATCTCCGCCAGTCCCTGGATATAGGCCCCCTTCAACGCCCCCTCCACCCCGTCTACCAAGTTCACCCTCACCCCCACACCGACCTGTCACCAGAGGCTACCACTCCCCATCACGCTCCCCATCCCCTCCCCCCATGCGACCTGTCACACCCCCATCTCGACCAATGACACGTGGTCAAAGAGCTGTGTCCCCTCCCAATTTGGCAAGCCCTCGGACTAGGAGGTCTCAGAGACCACCATCTCCCCCTCCTCAACCTGCCATGGTTTCTAGGTCATTGAGGGCAAAGCACAATGCCCCCCAGAGGTACTCTCCACCCCCACTTCAGAGGATGAGACCCAGGCCACAGTCACCTCCCCCAGCAAAACGGGGAAAACGATGA